A single genomic interval of Eleutherodactylus coqui strain aEleCoq1 chromosome 3, aEleCoq1.hap1, whole genome shotgun sequence harbors:
- the MON1A gene encoding vacuolar fusion protein MON1 homolog A has translation MASDVDKRSHWETAAASSLSVDPGNDRSDSPAPALIQGMEPGASQDEAMFVHAQSYEDLTGEVEGMEPASPGLEGQIENMEEITQDFSKLSTQLSVSSSHSDEQSREAPCECGDSPPPVIQEADGELHPQDDWYQHQKHVFVLSEAGKPVYSRYRSEEALSSTAGVMMALVSFLETEKNAIRSIHADGYTVVFVRRSPLVLVSVSHTRQSEQEIAQELLYIYYQIVSLVTLTQLHHLFQQRPSYDLRRLLSGSERITDNLLDSMDTDPSFLLASVRCLPLTSGLRDAATYCLQQAKAKSLVFSILMSAQQLVTLVRKKDQYLHPIDIHLLFNLVTSSSSFREGEAWTPVCLPKFNPSGFFHTYISYLSHKPELLLLMVSTDREDFFTVSNCKKKIMERLEKRGTWTPLKEALSNSLYDVAQVGIPELRHFLYKSKSSRLFTSPAMTAPYNTEVEQKRLVSLYQYLHGRAHCSSHPLTTIYHIGPQENILAWVTEAFELYVCFSPLGTKSSAVNGVSRLLRWIRKEEEKLFILSSSTY, from the exons ATGGCTTCAGATGTGGATAAACGCTCACACTGGGAGACGGCGGCGGCATCATCTCTGTCTGTAGATCCAGGAAATGATCGGTCTGACAGCCCAGCCCCTGCACTGATCCAAGGAATGGAGCCCG GGGCCAGCCAGGATGAAGCCATGTTTGTCCATGCGCAGTCATATGAGGATCTCACTGGAGAGGTGGAGGGGATGGAGCCTGCGAGTCCTGGGCTCGAGGGGCAAATAGAGAACATGGAAGAGATCACTCAGGACTTCAGTAAGCTGAGCACCCAGCTAAGTGTAAGCTCCTCCCACAGCGACGAGCAGAGCAGAGAGGCGCCCTGTGAGTGCGGTGACTCCCCACCCCCTGTAATCCAAGAAGCAGACGGAGAACTGCATCCGCAGGATGACTGGTACCAGCACCAGAAGCATGTGTTTGTGCTGAGTGAAGCAGGGAAGCCGGTGTATTCTCGCTATCGGTCCGAGGAGGCGCTCTCCAGCACAGCCGGGGTCATGATGGCGCTCGTATCGTTTCTGGAGACGGAAAAAAATGCCATCCGCTCGATTCATGCAG ATGGGTACACGGTGGTGTTTGTGCGGCGCTCCCCGCTGGTGTTGGTCTCCGTGTCGCACACTCGTCAGTCAGAGCAGGAGATCGCACAGGAGCTGCTCTACATTTACTACCAGATCGTCAGCCTGGTCACTTTGACTCAGCTCCACCACCTGTTCCAGCAACGGCCCAGCTACGACCTGCGGCGGCTCCTCTCCGGCTCAGAGCGGATCACTGACAACTTGCTAGACTCCATGGACACCGACCCCAGCTTCCTCCTGGCCTCCGTGCGCTGTCTACCTCTAACCTCAGGACTGCGGGACGCGGCCACGTACTGTCTCCAACAAGCCAAGGCCAAGAGCCTGGTGTTCTCCATCCTGATGTCCGCACAGCAGCTGGTCACACTAGTCAGGAAGAAGGACCAGTACCTGCACCCCATCGACATCCACCTGCTCTTCAACCTGGTGACCTCGTCCAGCTCCTTCCGTGAGGGCGAGGCCTGGACCCCTGTGTGTCTCCCAAAGTTTAACCCGTCTGGTTTTTTCCACACTTACATCTCCTATCTGAGCCACAAGCCGGAGTTGCTCCTCCTGATGGTGTCCACCGACCGCGAGGACTTCTTCACAGTCTCCAACTGCAAGAAGAAGATAATGGAGCGGCTGGAGAAACGAGGGACTTGGACGCCATTGAAGGAAGCCCTAAGTAACTCGCTCTATGACGTGGCACAAGTTGGGATCCCGGAACTGAGACACTTCCTGTACAAATCCAAGAGCTCCAGActcttcaccag TCCGGCGATGACCGCTCCATACAACACGGAGGTAGAACAGAAGCGTCTGGTGTCGCTGTACCAATATCTGCATGGCCGTGCCCACTGCAGCTCGCACCCACTCACAACTATCTACCACATAGGGCCCCAAGAGAACATCCTGGCTTGG gtgacGGAGGCCTTTGAACTCTACGTCTGTTTCAGCCCCTTGGGAACTAAGTCTTCAGCTGTAAATGGCGTCTCCCGTCTTCTGCGCTGGATCCGCAAAGAGGAGGAGAAACTGTTCATCCTGAGCTCCTCCACGTATTGA